A single genomic interval of Lathyrus oleraceus cultivar Zhongwan6 chromosome 7, CAAS_Psat_ZW6_1.0, whole genome shotgun sequence harbors:
- the LOC127103935 gene encoding protein MAIN-LIKE 1 — protein MLDRGASSSAAAAEPTGYPGGPYDTSLLVKYEHHVARHIWFGEERGPKKELKVAGHGLKLTSRVPLALPPQMESWVSRSGLASLQRTSLNKIDTNLVSAFVERWHLETSSFHMPFGEMSITLDDVACLLHLPIRGIFWSPRDVTEELAVELAVDYLGVSQGQAQSHGYRANCRGYKVKFSRFRDDDARSAEGVSWYITEIRSSGPWP, from the exons atgttagaccggggtgcatcttcatctgcagctgcagctgagccgactggatatccaggagggccgtacgatacgtctcttttggtgaagtacgagcatcatgttgctcgacatatatggttcggtgag gaaagaggaccaaagaaagagttgaaggttgccggacatggactgaagttgacttctagggttccattggctcttccaccacagatggagagttgggtatctagatccggtttagcttcactgcagagaaccagtctgaacaagatagacacaaatcttgtctctgcatttgtggaaagatggcatctagagacatcttcatttcacatgccgtttggtgaaatgagcattactttagaTGATGTCGCATGTCTACTTCACTTGCCCATTAGGGGTATCTTTTGGAGTCCTCGGGATGTGACTGAAGAGCTAGCTGTTGAACTTGCTGTTGACTACCTAGGAGTGTCACAGGGTCAGGCACAGTCACAT GGGTATAGGGCTAACTGTAGggggtacaaggtaaaattttcGAGATTTCGAGATGACGATGCGAGGAGTGCTGAAGGCGTTTCTTGGTATATTACTGAGATCCGGAGTTCTGGACCTTGGCCTTGA